In the genome of Lacerta agilis isolate rLacAgi1 chromosome 2, rLacAgi1.pri, whole genome shotgun sequence, one region contains:
- the LOC117039055 gene encoding CMRF35-like molecule 6 yields the protein MKPFRGLIWTLFQVCWALEGPETVTAPLGGSLSVQCKYGKEDEKSVKYWCKEASLTLCSSSHTVRTTRMEAEGMDGRMSIKDNRTFHKFTVTMENLTNEDAGTYICGVERAYNIWHPVEVIITDSVPSTHFGSMEQATEEPAVSPVDPERNQSSNTDFLLLVMWKIPVFLAMMAAVVWVHVWYRRTRRISNPKGPEAEEEL from the exons ATGAAACCATTTCGTGGTCTGATTTGGACTCTTTTCCAAG tttgttgGGCACTGGAAGGCCCTGAAACAGTCACTGCACCTCTCGGTGGCTCGCTGTCTGTCCAGTGCAAATACGGAAAGGAGGATGAAAAATCTGTCAAATACTGGTGCAAAGAAGCAAGTTTGACCCTCTGTTCTAGTAGCCACACTGTCCGTACAACTAGGATGGAGGCCGAGGGGATGGATGGCAGAATGTCCATTAAAGACAACCGCACGTTCCATAAATTCACTGTGACCATGGAAAACCTCACTAATGAAGATGCCGGGACATATATCTGTGGGGTAGAGAGAGCATATAACATCTGGCACCCAGTGGAAGTTATCATTACAG attCTGTTCCTTCGACCCATTTTGGAAGCATGGAACAAGCAACAGAAGAGCCAGCTGTATCTCCCGTAGATCCTGAAAG AAACCAGTCTAGCAACACCGATTTCCTGCTCCTTGTCATGTGGAAAATCCCAGTCTTCCTAGCTATGATGGCCGCCGTTGTTTGGGTGCATGTATGGTACAGGAGGACAAGACGAATCTCCAACCCCAAGGGTCCAGAGGCTGAAGAAGAGCTTTAA